In Fusarium oxysporum f. sp. lycopersici 4287 chromosome 2, whole genome shotgun sequence, a genomic segment contains:
- a CDS encoding hypothetical protein (At least one base has a quality score < 10) — protein sequence MASSSLAERVGDRVAGDSPPLRQDVALQPLTSTSTSASSSSARSTVTVSPSHPVQAKGHVLPYQAPASHIPPPSLTTAATPAAFASTPASASTSTHASAPTSAAPPSVLVDNQDAAQPPDHIDSDDSLDAIPQPIDDTIDMASKKTPFLRSAAARSDAAPYGSVSLTPSRNNSPAGSDRWDPDSHQLRHVPDTLRSETSHRSILGKKSSSRLSEEIDGAVLVSGLEGRLGITEPTHTGVLEGSMKDDLSEDGALLDDASSTASDSEHQENSPHEAVRASVPPTDNTTLSINTPRMWCLSVIFAILGSSTNLFFSLRYPSVAITPVIALLLVHPLGHLWDFVLKRPYDPEEEFIDGVRTTSVSDDAHGSHKIKRRTRWRRWLAQGRWNEKEHTCVYVSSNVAFGFAFATDVIVEQTQFYNQEAPIVYQLLLTISTQILGYGFAGLTRRFLVRPSGMIWPGTLMSAAMFSTLHKQENKPAGGWTISRWKFFYIVWTISFLFYFLPGLLMPALSYFNVITWFAPKNVVIANLFGVSSGLGLFPLTFDWAQVTYVGSPLLVPFWAAMNVIGGLAVVMWIIAPILYYTNVLFSSYMPILSAAVFDNTGKVYDVSKILTPDFLFDREAYQSYSRVFLPITYVLSYGVQFAGLAALLTHTACWHGQDIWRSWKRALEEAREDGQPKYEPVADSPGPLPRQSFDEDQRRMSTSTSHVDGIISREDIHSKLMKRYKDAPLSWSIITFLLASSSLFKIVATLVSSLTQIGVLNWMFANIKGICTSEALNGFTCPIARVHFNGSILWGVVGPNEFFGPKAIYRSLVWFFPLGALLPIPLWLYCRRNRSSILRKVNLPVIFGAMSWIPPATGLNFSVWVLVCYVFNYLIKNRHNAWWSKYTMTLSAALDSGLAFGIVVVFFGFIYPGLAKNLKWWGTEVYKQGCDWQACSYNTLPEGERFGPKTW from the exons ATGG CGTCTTCGTCCCTGGCAGAGAGGGTTGGAGACAGGGTTGCTGGTGATTCCCCTCCACTCCGCCAGGACGTCGCCCTTCAGCCCCTaacatccacatccacgtctgcatcctcatcctctgcCAGGTCCACCGTGACTGTCTCACCCTCACACCCAGTCCAAGCCAAGGGCCATGTCTTGCCGTATCAGGCTCCGGCCTCTCATATACCTCCTCCATCATTAACTACCGCTGCTACCCCAGCTGCATTTGCATCTACacctgcatctgcatctaCTTCTACGCACGCTTCAGCTCCAACCTCAGCTGCTCCTCCATCGGTTCTCGTTGATAATCAAGATGCGGCGCAGCCTCCTGATCATATCGATTCCGACGATAGTCTAGATGCCATTCCTCAACCCATAGACGACACGATAGATatggcttccaagaagacACCCTTCTTGCGCTCCGCCGCCGCTCGCTCCGACGCTGCTCCCTACGGTTCGGTCTCACTAACACCCAGTCGCAATAATTCACCCGCTGGTAGTGATCGCTGGGATCCCGATTCCCACCAGCTTCGTCACGTTCCGGATACACTGCGCAGCGAGACCTCGCACCGCTCCATCCTTGGCAAGAAATCCTCCTCGAGGTTATCCGAAGAGATCGATGGCGCCGTCCTAGTCTCGGGTCTCGAAGGCCGCCTGGGCATTACCGAACCTACGCATACTGGTGTTCTCGAGGGTAGCATGAAGGACGACTTGTCCGAAGATGGCGCACTGCTGGATGACGCTTCTTCGACCGCATCAGATTCTGAACATCAAGAAAACTCACCTCACGAGGCTGTTCGCGCGTCCGTTCCGCCTACAGACAATACCACTCTCTCCATAAATACGCCACGCATGTGGTGTCTCTCTGTCATTTTCGCCATTCTAGGCTCTTCGACCAatctgttcttctctttaAGATACCCTAGTGTTGCCATTACTCCAGTTATTGCCTTATTGCTCGTCCATCCTCTTGGACATTTGTGGGATTTTGTGCTAAAGCGACCTTATGACCCCGAGGAGGAGTTTATCGATGGTGTACGGACGACTTCTGTCAGTGACGATGCGCATGGGTCGCATAAGATCAAGAGACGCACgcgttggaggagatggttAGCGCAAGGTCGTTGgaacgaaaaagaacataCTTGCGTCTATGTCAGCAGCAATGTCGCATTTGGCTTCGCCTTTGCGACAGATGTTATTGTTGAGCAGACTCAGTTCTACAACCAGGAAGCCCCTATCGTGTaccagcttcttctcactaTATCCACCCAGATTCTCGGTTATGGCTTTGCAGGTCTGACACGCCGCTTCCTTGTTCGACCCAGTGGAATGATCTGGCCGGGGACTCTTATGTCGGCAGCCATGTTCTCGACGCTTCACAAACAGGAGAACAAACCTGCCGGGGGCTGGACCATTAGCAGGTGGAAATTCTTCTACATCGTCTGGACTATATCCTTCCTCTTCTATTTTCTCCCCGGACTACTTATGCCAGCACTTAGCTATTTCAACGTCATTACCTGGTTTGCGCCCAAAAATGTCGTTATTGCAAACCTGTTCGGCGTCTCCTCCGGTCTTGGGCTCTTTCCCCTGACCTTTGACTGGGCGCAAGTCACCTACGTTGGCTCACCTTTACTTGTCCCATTCTGGGCTGCTATGAATGTTATCGGAGGTTTAGCTGTGGTAATGTGGATTATTGCACCTATTCTCTACTACACCAACgttctcttctcatcatacATGCCAATTCTTTCAGCTGCTGTTTTCGACAACACGGGCAAGGTCTACGATGTCAGCAAGATTCTCACACCTGATTTTCTCTTTGACCGAGAGGCCTATCAGAGCTACAGCAGAGTGTTCTTGCCAATCACATACGTGTTGAGTTATGGTGTTCAATTCGCTGGTCTGGCTGCTCTTCTAACGCATACTGCCTGTTGGCATGGTCAGGATATATGGAGGTCCTGGAAACGAGCACTTGAGGAGGCTCGCGAGGATGGGCAGCCGAAGTATGAACCGGTAGCGGATTCTCCTGGGCCTTTACCACGACAATCGTTCGACGAGGACCAGAGGCGCATGTCAACATCCACTTCTCATGTAGATGGAATTATTAGCCGCGAAGATATTCACAGCAAACTCATGAAGAGATACAAGGATGCCCCCCTGAGTTGGTCAATAATCAC ATTCCTCCTcgcatcctcttccttgttCAAGATCGTCGCGACACTTGTCTCGTCGCTAACTCAGATTGGAGTGCTCAACTGGATGTTCGCAAACATCAAAGGCATTTGCACTTCAGAAGCTCTGAATGGATTCACCTGTCCCATTGCAAGAGTCCACTTCAACGGCTCCATTCTGTGGGGTGTTGTCGGACCTAACGAATTCTTTGGTCCGAAGGCCATATATCGTTCCCTGGTCTGGTTCTTCCCCCTTGGCGCTCTCCTCCCCATTCCCCTGTGGCTTTACTGTCGACGTAACCGCTCCAGTATTCTCCGCAAGGTCAACCTTCCTGTTATCTTCGGCGCCATGTCCTGGATACCTCCTGCAACAGGCCTCAACTTCTCC